The genomic region ACAGTTGAACAGCATCAGGCACAATAGCAATTCTGCTTTCTTGAAAAGCAATTTCCTTTGGCACTCCAATGAATAACGATTTGGATTGTTTTTTAATCTCCAATTTTTCCTCTTGCGGCAAGAGATTGCCACTTCCCAACGATGAAATACTAGTACTAGTCATTTAATGATAGTTTTATAATTCTTTTTTCTTCTTCAACTTCAATATAAATACTATTAAAATCAGCTGGCAGTAAGTCGTCAATAACCGTTGGCCATTCAACAAAACAATAGGATGAATCGTTAAAGTATGTGTCTAATCCTATATCAATTGCTTCTTGCCTATTGTTTAAGCGATAAAAGTCAAAATGATAAACAGTCTGATTTGATTCACTAATATACTCATTTACAATTGAAAAAGTCGGGCTTTTCACTACATCAATCACTTTTAGATGTTTACAAAGCAATTTTATGAGAGTAGTTTTACCGGCTCCCATTTCGGCATAAAAAGCTAATTTTCTAGAAGAACATTCATTGAGAATTTCTCTACTTATTTCATCTAAGTCTACAAGGTTTTCACAAATCCATTTCATTTTTCTTACTTGGATGACAGCGTTATAATAGGAATAATCATTTCCTCTAAGGAAATGCCTCCATGCTGAAAGGTTTCTTTATAATGGTTGACGTAATGATTATAATTATTGGGGTACGCAAAGAAGTAATCTTCTCTTGCAAAAATATATTTACTACTCATATTCACTATCGGCAAAAATACATTTTTAGGCTGATTTATTTCAAATACTTCTTTTGAATCATACTTCATATTTCTGCCCAATTTGTACCTCAAATTTGTAGTTAGGTCTTTTTCACCCAATACTTTAGTTGGTTTTTTTACTAAAACCGTTCCGTGATCAGTAGTAACTACTACTTTTGAATTATTATTCGCAATAAAAGCAAACATATCTTTTAGTGGAGAATACTCAAACCAAGACGTTGTAAGTGACCTATATGCTGCATTGCCTTCGGCAAGCTCTTTTATAACCTTCATGTCAGTTCTAGCATGAGAAAGCATATCAACGAAATTGTACACAATAACGTTAAGATGGTTATTCATAAGGTTTTGCATATTATCTACCAACCTTCGTCCAGCGTCAATATTAGTAATCTTGTTATAGGATACTTTTAAATGAGCTTTACCTAAACGTCTCATTTGAGCTTCTAAAAACTCCTTTTCAAATAAATTTTTACCACCCTCATCGGTATCATTTTTCCACCAGTCTTTGTGTTGCTGTTCCATTTCCAAAGGAAGTAATCCAGAGAAAATAGCATTTCTAGAATACTGGGTAGCAGTTGGTAAAATACTGAAGTACAACGACTCATCTTGAATTCTGAAATCATTCATAAGACTTGGCTGAATCATTTTCCACTGGTCGTATCTAAGGTTGTCAATAACAATAAAAAAAGTGGTTTTATCTTCGTTTAATTCAGGCAATACTGAATGTTTGAAAATCTGATGTGACATTAACGGTGAATTTTCTGAAGAAGAAAACCACGATTCATAGTTTGATTTAATAAACTTGAAAAACATAGCATTTGCTTCAGATTTTTGCATTTCAAGAATTTGCTTCATACTATCATCTCCCGACTTTTCAAGTTCCAACTCCCAAAAAGTGATTTTTTTAAATAACTCTTCCCACTCTTCAATAGACAGATTTCCACCAAGTTTTATGCCAATATCTCTAAATTCCTTTTGATAATCTGCATTGGTTTTTTTTGAAACAAGTCTATCACTGTCAATATGTTTTTTGATAGACAATAGAATTTGATTGGGATTAACTGGCTTAATTAAATAATCAGAAATTTTAGACCCAATAGCCTCTTCCATAATGCTTTCTTCCTCACTTTTTGTAATCATTATTACTGGAAGATTAGGACGCTTATTTTTTAATTCTAATAATGTTTCAAGTCCTGATAATCCAGGCATATTTTCATCAAGAAAGACTAAATCAAAATGATTGCCATCCAATAATTCAATTGCTGACACACCATTATTAGCAGTTTGAATGGAGTACCCTTTTTCTTCCAAAAACATAATGTGAGGCCTCAAAAGGTCAATTTCATCATCTGCCCACAGAATCGTTATCTTATCATTAAAATTCATATCTTCAACGAGATTTATAAAGGATTAAAATTACAGTTATTTTTTAAATGAAGAAGTCATCAAAAATCATAAACGATCCATTGTATGGTTTTATTAGCTTAAAGGGTGGAATTATTTTAGACCTAATAGAGCATCCCTATTTCCAACGACTCAGAAGAATTTCTCAACTCGGCTTAACTAATATGGTTTACCCAGGCGCAAATCATACGCGTTTTCATCATGCATTGGGAGCAATGCACCTTATGCACAAAGCCATACAAGTTTTAAGATTTAAAGGAATTGAAATATCGGTTGAAGAAGCAGATGCAACAAAAATTGCAATACTTCTTCATGATATTGGACATGGACCTTTTTCTCATGCATTGGAGAACAGTATTGCCGAAGATATTTCTCATGAAGAGTTGTCTTTAATTTTTATGGAAAAATTGAACCATGAATTTGAAGGTAAATTAAATCTTGCTATTAGCATTTTCAAGAACCAATACTCCAAAGCATTTTTGCATCAGTTAGTATCTAGCCAATTGGATATGGATAGGCTAGATTATCTTAACAGAGATAGTTTTTATTCTGGAGTACAAGAAGGAATTATTGGTGCCGAACGTATAATAAATATGCTTAATGTTTTTGAAGACAATCTTGTTGTAGAAAGTAAAGGCATTTATTCTGTAGAAAAATTCCTCATTGCTAGACGTCTTATGTATTGGCAAGTATACTTTCATAAAACTGTAGTTTGTGCAGAACAAATTCTTATTAAAATTCTTAAACGAGCTAAAGAGTTAAGTAGAAATGATGTTGATTTAGCTTGTAGTTCATCACTAAAAATATTCTTATATAAGAAAGTTTCTACTTCAGACTTTATAAATAACTCTGGTATATTTTCTGCTTTCACTGCTCTTGACGACTACGACATCTACTCAGCCTTAAAAGATTGGCAGCATCATTCTGACAAAATTTTATCTTCACTTTCAAAGTGTATTGTTAATAGAACACTATTTGAAGTAAAATTAAAAGACAAGCCATTAACCAATTCTAAAATTTCTGAATTCAAAAAAAATATTTCTAAAAAATATGCGTTGGATGAAGGAGAAATTGATTATTTTTTCATTTCAGGTGAAATTACGAATAGTACATACAGGCTAAATGATTCAGATATTAACATTATTTACAAAGATAAACGAGTTGAAGACTTGATATCATCGGCAGATAAATCCACTATTTCAGCATTGACCAAAAACGTTAAAAAATATTTTTATTGTCTTCCAAAAGACTTGCATATTTAAAATAGATTTACAGAATGAAATTTACAGTAGGAGAAATTGCTGAAATAATAAAAGGAAAAGTTATTGGTGATGAACAAATTATCATCCGTTCTCTTTCAAAAATTGAAAGCGGAAATGAAGGCAGCTTAACTTTTTTAGCAAATTCTAAATACAACCATTTTCTTTCGTCGACTAAGGCAAGTGCTGTGATTATAAGCACTGATTTTGATTTCGAAGAGGAAAATATTTCTACAACCTTGATTCAAGTTGATGACCCTTACCAAAGTTTTGCGCAAGTTCTAAACGAGTTCAGTAAAGAGCAACATTCAGAAGTAGGAATTCATAACTCTGCAGTTCTTGATAAGAGAACTTTAATCGGTGCCGACACTTTTATTGGTCCGAATGTTAATATTGGCAAAGATTCTATAATTGGAAATAGCGTGAAAATTTATGCTAATTGTAGCATAAGTAATAATGTCAAAATTGGTGATAATACCATTATTTATTCAGGTGTAAATATCAATTCATTCTGTGAAATAGGTAATGAATGCATCATTCAGTCAGGAGTTATCATTGGGTGTGACGGATTTGGTTTTGCTCAAAACAATGATAATGAATATACCAAAGTTGCTCAGATAGGAAACGTAATAGTCGAAGATAAGGTAGAAATCGGCGCAAATACTACAATTGATAGAGCTACACTAGGCTCAACAATCATACGTTCAGGAGTAAAATTAGATAATCTAATACAGATTGCTCACAATGTAGAAATTGGTAAAAATACTGTTATAGCTGCGCAGTCAGGAATTGCAGGGTCAACCAAAATTGGAGAAAATTGTATGATTGGAGGCCAAGTGGGTATTATTGGTCATTTAGAGATTGGCAATAATGTTAAAATCGCCGCTCAGTCAGGAATTTCGTCAAACATAAAAGATAATGATATTGTTCAAGGCTCCCCGGCCTTTTCTATTTCTGATTACAAAAGATCGTATGTGTACTTTAGGAAACTACCTCAAATGAGTTCCCTTTTAATCAAAATAGAAAAAGAGTTAAACAATCTACTCAATAAATAAATGCCAGAATTCCAAAACACCATTTCATCTCAAAATACACTAAAAGGAGTTGGACTTCATACTGGCCTAATGACAAACATTAGATTCAAGCCAGCTTCAGAAAATAATGGCATATGCTTTATCCGAACAGATTTGGAAGGACAGCCTGTAATTGCTGTTAACTTATCTAACTTTCACGAAACCAAACGAAGCACACAATTAAAGTCTGGCTCTGCTAGTGTACAAACAACAGAACACTTGTTAGCTGCTATTAGAGGGCTTGAGATAGACAATCTTATAATTGAGATTGATGGTCCAGAATTACCAATACTTGACGGAAGCGCTAAACCATTTGTAGAAGCTCTCCAAACATGTGGAATTCAAAAACAAAACATCAATAGAAGAACATTTAAAGTCAATAAAAAAATTTATTTTAAAGACGAAGACACTCAAAGTGAATATACTCTTGAGCCCTATGATGGCTTCAAAATTGATGTTACAATTGACTATAATTCCAAGGTTTTACCCAAATCCGAAGCAAATTTAAATTCAATTGATGAATTCGTAAATGAAATTTCTTCTGCTCGAACTTTTGTATTTTTACATGAGATACAAAGCCTATTTAATAACGGATTAATAAAGGGCGGAGACTTAAGTAATGCAATAGTTTTTGTTGAGGATGAAGTAAATTCTAAAGAACTTTTTAAATTAGCGGATATATTTAAGAAAAAAGATATATCAGTAAAAGAAGAACAAGGAATTTTAAATAATGTAGATTTATACTACGAAAATGAACCGGCTAGACACAAATTATTAGATGTCATTGGAGATCTTGCATTGATGGGCATCTCTATAAAGGGGCATCTTAAAATTTCAAAACCTGGCCATAAATCAAATATAGCATTTGCAAAAAAAATTATGGAGATTATGAAAACTGAAGCACCATTTTATGACATTAACAAAACTCCAGTAAAAGACATATTTCAAATCATGGAGATTTTACCTCATAGGCCTCCATTTCTTTTGATTGACAAAATTATGGATTTAAGCGAAACACATGTTGTTGGGCTTAAAAACGTAACCATGAACGAAGAATTTTTCCAAGGGCACTTTCCAGGTGCTCCTGTGATGCCAGGCGTATTATTAATCGAAGCTATGGCTCAGGCTGGGGGTATACTAATTTTAAGTACTGTATCAGATCCAGAAAATTACTTAACCTATTTCATGAAAATTGATAAAGTTAAGTTCAAGCAAAAAGTACTACCTGGTGACACCGTGATATTTGATTGCAAACTTATAACTCCAATAAGAAGAGGTATATGCCATATGTTTGGACAAGCATATGTAGGGGAAAAGCTAGTTATGGAAGCTGAGCTAATGGCTCAAATAAAAAAAGTAAAATAATTTAAATGTCTACAAATCTCAAAGATATTCACCCAAATGCTACAATTGGGGATAATGTCACTATTGATTCATTCACAACAATACATGAAGACGTAGAAATCGGCGAAGGCACTTGGATTGGCTCTAACGTTACGATAATGAATGGAGCAAGAATTGGAAAAAATTGTAAAATTTTTCAAGGAAGTGTAATCTCAGCTATACCTCAAGACTTAAAATTTGGAGGAGAAGACAGTGTAGTTACAATTGGTGACAATACTACCATCAGAGAATGTGTGACAATTAATAGAGCAACTAACTACAGCGGGGTAACATCGGTAGGTAATAATTGCCTAATAATGGCATATGTACATATTGCTCATGATTGCCATATAGACGATTATGCTATTTTAGTAAATAGTGTCCAATTAGGTGGTCATGTTGAAATTGGAAAACATGCCATTATTGGAGGAATTAGTGCTGTCCATCAGTTTGTAAAAATTGGTGAATACTGTATGGTATCAGGGGGTTCGCTAGTAAGAAAAGATGTTCCACCATACATCAAAGCTGCAAAAGAACCTCTTACTTTTATCGGCATTAATTCTATTGGACTTAAGCGTAAAGAGTTTGCAGAAGAAAAAATCAATGAAATTCAAAATATATACAGGGTCATATTTCAGGAAAACTTCAATTATACCCAAGCTATCGAAAAAGTTGAAAGTGAGTTTACCCCTTCAATTGAAAGAGATTCAATCATTAGCTTCATAAAAGAATCGGAAAGAGGCATTGTAAAAGGACAAAAAAAATAATTTTATGGCATCTACATCAGACTTTAGAAACGGACTATGCATCAAACACAATAATGACTTGTGGCAAATTGTTGAATTTCAACACGTAAAACCAGGAAAAGGACCGGCATTTGTTCGTACAAAACTGAAAAACTTAACAAATGGTAGACGTCTTGATAATACCTTTACTGCAGGAGTGAAAATTGATATCGTTAGGATTGAAAATAGAAAACATCAGTTTTTATATGCAGATGGTGACTCTTATCATTTCATGAATACCGACAACTACGAACAAGTATTTTTAGATAAAGCATTAATCAATGCCCCAGACTTCTTAAAAGAAGGCGAAAATGCTGACATCTTATTTCATGCAGATGAAGAAAAAGTTCTAGGATGCGAATTACCAGCATCAGTTGTTTTAGAAGTGACCTATACTGAACCAGGGGTAAAAGGCGATACTGCGACAAACACTCTTAAGCCATCAACAGTTGAAACTGGAGCGACAGTAAATGTTCCTCTATTCATTAACATTGGCGATAAGATAAAAATAGACACAAGAACAGGAGCTTATTCAGAACGAGTAAAAAGCTAAATGTTAAAACCTTTTTATAAAAAAGGACTGATTGAAGCCGGTTGTGACGAAGCCGGAAGAGGGTGTTTAGCTGGACCCGTTGTTGCAGCTTCGGTGATATTACCGCCCAAAATAAAGCTAAAAGGCCTCAACGATTCAAAACTTTTAAGTCACAAAAAAAGAATAGAGTTTGAGCCAATAATTAAAGAGCAAGCTATCGAATGGGCGATTGGCATCGTTGCACCAGAAGAAATAGATGAAATTAATATTCTAAACGCTTCTTTTTTGGCTATGCACAGAGCAATCAATCAACTAAAAACTAAAATTGATTTGTTATTAATTGACGGTAATAGATTTAATAAACACGAAACTATTAAACATGAATGCATAGTGAAAGGTGACTCGAAATTTCTTTCAATTGCTGCGGCTTCAGTCTTGGCAAAAAATTATAGAGATGAAATTATGGTTGGATTAGATAAAAAATATCCGATTTATGACTGGAAAAACAACAAGGGCTATCCAACAAAAAAACATCGGCAAGCAATTTTAGTTCATGGAATTACTGAGCATCACCGAAAAAGTTTTCAATTGATTCCCTTGCAATATGAAATTGAATTTTAATTAAATTTGAATATCATTTTCAAAAAATTATGAAGCATAATAAAAATATAATTTCAATAAGTTTTATACTCCTATTGATTGTAATATTCTTACTCATTTTTCAAAAATATCAAGAACTAAATCAGCTTGAAACCGATGCTGTACAAGCAGTACCAATAAATGCAGCAGTAATTGTAGAAAGTGATAATTGGAGTGCTTCATTCAATGAATTAGAAAACTCAACTATTTGGAATACCATTACACAAAATACTGAGTGGGTGGAATTGGACTCATCCTTAAATGGCATAAAAAGTAAATGGGAAGAATCACTAGAGCTCAAACATTTTTTCGAAAATCAAAAACTATACCTATCCTTTCATCATTCTACTAATTCATACTATTACTTTTTATCTACATCGTGCTCTCAAAATGATATGGATTTCATTTTAGCAAACGACTCCCTAATAGGTACTTATGAAATGAGAGAGTATGATGGAATTGTTATTTACAAACTTTCAAATAATTTAAACTTAAGTTTCCATAAGGATATACTATTTGTCA from Flavobacteriales bacterium harbors:
- the tsaE gene encoding tRNA (adenosine(37)-N6)-threonylcarbamoyltransferase complex ATPase subunit type 1 TsaE; protein product: MKWICENLVDLDEISREILNECSSRKLAFYAEMGAGKTTLIKLLCKHLKVIDVVKSPTFSIVNEYISESNQTVYHFDFYRLNNRQEAIDIGLDTYFNDSSYCFVEWPTVIDDLLPADFNSIYIEVEEEKRIIKLSLND
- a CDS encoding bifunctional response regulator/alkaline phosphatase family protein translates to MNFNDKITILWADDEIDLLRPHIMFLEEKGYSIQTANNGVSAIELLDGNHFDLVFLDENMPGLSGLETLLELKNKRPNLPVIMITKSEEESIMEEAIGSKISDYLIKPVNPNQILLSIKKHIDSDRLVSKKTNADYQKEFRDIGIKLGGNLSIEEWEELFKKITFWELELEKSGDDSMKQILEMQKSEANAMFFKFIKSNYESWFSSSENSPLMSHQIFKHSVLPELNEDKTTFFIVIDNLRYDQWKMIQPSLMNDFRIQDESLYFSILPTATQYSRNAIFSGLLPLEMEQQHKDWWKNDTDEGGKNLFEKEFLEAQMRRLGKAHLKVSYNKITNIDAGRRLVDNMQNLMNNHLNVIVYNFVDMLSHARTDMKVIKELAEGNAAYRSLTTSWFEYSPLKDMFAFIANNNSKVVVTTDHGTVLVKKPTKVLGEKDLTTNLRYKLGRNMKYDSKEVFEINQPKNVFLPIVNMSSKYIFAREDYFFAYPNNYNHYVNHYKETFQHGGISLEEMIIPIITLSSK
- a CDS encoding HD domain-containing protein — protein: MKKSSKIINDPLYGFISLKGGIILDLIEHPYFQRLRRISQLGLTNMVYPGANHTRFHHALGAMHLMHKAIQVLRFKGIEISVEEADATKIAILLHDIGHGPFSHALENSIAEDISHEELSLIFMEKLNHEFEGKLNLAISIFKNQYSKAFLHQLVSSQLDMDRLDYLNRDSFYSGVQEGIIGAERIINMLNVFEDNLVVESKGIYSVEKFLIARRLMYWQVYFHKTVVCAEQILIKILKRAKELSRNDVDLACSSSLKIFLYKKVSTSDFINNSGIFSAFTALDDYDIYSALKDWQHHSDKILSSLSKCIVNRTLFEVKLKDKPLTNSKISEFKKNISKKYALDEGEIDYFFISGEITNSTYRLNDSDINIIYKDKRVEDLISSADKSTISALTKNVKKYFYCLPKDLHI
- the lpxD gene encoding UDP-3-O-(3-hydroxymyristoyl)glucosamine N-acyltransferase, which gives rise to MKFTVGEIAEIIKGKVIGDEQIIIRSLSKIESGNEGSLTFLANSKYNHFLSSTKASAVIISTDFDFEEENISTTLIQVDDPYQSFAQVLNEFSKEQHSEVGIHNSAVLDKRTLIGADTFIGPNVNIGKDSIIGNSVKIYANCSISNNVKIGDNTIIYSGVNINSFCEIGNECIIQSGVIIGCDGFGFAQNNDNEYTKVAQIGNVIVEDKVEIGANTTIDRATLGSTIIRSGVKLDNLIQIAHNVEIGKNTVIAAQSGIAGSTKIGENCMIGGQVGIIGHLEIGNNVKIAAQSGISSNIKDNDIVQGSPAFSISDYKRSYVYFRKLPQMSSLLIKIEKELNNLLNK
- a CDS encoding bifunctional UDP-3-O-[3-hydroxymyristoyl] N-acetylglucosamine deacetylase/3-hydroxyacyl-ACP dehydratase yields the protein MPEFQNTISSQNTLKGVGLHTGLMTNIRFKPASENNGICFIRTDLEGQPVIAVNLSNFHETKRSTQLKSGSASVQTTEHLLAAIRGLEIDNLIIEIDGPELPILDGSAKPFVEALQTCGIQKQNINRRTFKVNKKIYFKDEDTQSEYTLEPYDGFKIDVTIDYNSKVLPKSEANLNSIDEFVNEISSARTFVFLHEIQSLFNNGLIKGGDLSNAIVFVEDEVNSKELFKLADIFKKKDISVKEEQGILNNVDLYYENEPARHKLLDVIGDLALMGISIKGHLKISKPGHKSNIAFAKKIMEIMKTEAPFYDINKTPVKDIFQIMEILPHRPPFLLIDKIMDLSETHVVGLKNVTMNEEFFQGHFPGAPVMPGVLLIEAMAQAGGILILSTVSDPENYLTYFMKIDKVKFKQKVLPGDTVIFDCKLITPIRRGICHMFGQAYVGEKLVMEAELMAQIKKVK
- the lpxA gene encoding acyl-ACP--UDP-N-acetylglucosamine O-acyltransferase, with the protein product MSTNLKDIHPNATIGDNVTIDSFTTIHEDVEIGEGTWIGSNVTIMNGARIGKNCKIFQGSVISAIPQDLKFGGEDSVVTIGDNTTIRECVTINRATNYSGVTSVGNNCLIMAYVHIAHDCHIDDYAILVNSVQLGGHVEIGKHAIIGGISAVHQFVKIGEYCMVSGGSLVRKDVPPYIKAAKEPLTFIGINSIGLKRKEFAEEKINEIQNIYRVIFQENFNYTQAIEKVESEFTPSIERDSIISFIKESERGIVKGQKK
- the efp gene encoding elongation factor P; amino-acid sequence: MASTSDFRNGLCIKHNNDLWQIVEFQHVKPGKGPAFVRTKLKNLTNGRRLDNTFTAGVKIDIVRIENRKHQFLYADGDSYHFMNTDNYEQVFLDKALINAPDFLKEGENADILFHADEEKVLGCELPASVVLEVTYTEPGVKGDTATNTLKPSTVETGATVNVPLFINIGDKIKIDTRTGAYSERVKS
- a CDS encoding ribonuclease HII gives rise to the protein MLKPFYKKGLIEAGCDEAGRGCLAGPVVAASVILPPKIKLKGLNDSKLLSHKKRIEFEPIIKEQAIEWAIGIVAPEEIDEINILNASFLAMHRAINQLKTKIDLLLIDGNRFNKHETIKHECIVKGDSKFLSIAAASVLAKNYRDEIMVGLDKKYPIYDWKNNKGYPTKKHRQAILVHGITEHHRKSFQLIPLQYEIEF